From the Simplicispira suum genome, the window AGTTCTTGCTCAAGTGGCGCCTGGCCGCCTACGAGCGCTGGCTGACCATGCCCGCCCCCGAGTGGGCGCATGTCCACATGGAGCCGGTGGATTTGCAGGCGCTTTGTTACTACTCGGCGCCCAAATCGCTCAAGGACGGACCCAAGAGCCTGGCCGATGTAGACCCCAAACTGCTGGAGACCTACGAAAAATTGGGCGTGCCGCTGCACGAACGCGCGCGCCTGGCGGGTGTGGCGGTGGATGCGGTGTTCGATTCGGTCTCGGTGGGCACCACCTTCCGCGAGCAACTGCACAAGGTCGGTGTCGTCTTTTGCTCGTTCTCACACGCCGTGGAGCATTACCCGGAGCTGATTGAACGCTACATGGGCAGCGTGGTGCCGGTGGGTGACAACTACTACGCCGCGCTCAATTCTGCGGTGTTTTCCGACGGCTCCTTCGTCTACATCCCCAAAGGCGTGCGCTGCCCGATGGAGCTGTCTTCGTACTTCCGCATCAACGCCAAGGGCACCGGCCAGTTCGAGCGCACGCTGATCATTGCCGAGGAAGGCAGCCATGTGAGCTACCTGGAAGGCTGCACGGCGCCGCAGCGCGACGAGAACCAGCTGCACGCCGCAGTGGTCGAGCTGGTGGCGCACGACGACGCCTATATCAAGTATTCAACCGTGCAGAACTGGTACCCCGGCGACGAAAACGGCCTGGGCGGCATCTACAACTTCGTCACCAAGCGGGGACTGTGCGCCGGCAAGCGCGCGCATATCTCGTGGACGCAGATTGAAACCGGCTCGGCCATCACCTGGAAGTACCCCAGCGTGGTGCTGCGCGGCGACGATTCGCGCGGCGAGTTCCATTCGATTGCGGTGTCCAACCACTTCCAGCAGGCAGACACCGGCACCAAGATGATTCACCTGGGCAAGAACACCAGCAGCCGCATCGTCTCCAAGGGCATCAGCGCCGGCAATGCGCAAAACAGCTACCGCGGCCTGGTGCGCATTTCCCCCGGCGCGGCCAACGCGCGCAACCACACGCAGTGCGATTCGCTCTTGATTGGCCCGAAATGCGGCGCGCACACCTTCCCCTACATCGACACCGCCCGCAGTGACGCCGTGGTGGAGCACGAAGCCACCACCACGCGCATTTCACAAGACCGTTTGTTCTATTGCCAGCAGCGCGGCATAGCGCCCGACGACGCGACAGCGCTCATCGTCGGCGGCTTCTGCCAGTCGGTGCTCGAAGAGCTGCCGATGGAATTCGCGCTTGAAGCCAAGGCCTTGCTGGCCGTCTCGCTCGAAGGCTCGGTGGGCTGAGCCCAACATTCATAAAAATCGAAACACCCCATGACCACTTCCTCCACCCCCCTGCTGCAACTGGACGCCCTGCGCGTTGCCATTGGCGAGAAGACCATCCTGCAATCGATCAACCTTGATGTGGCCCCCGGCGAACTCGTGGTGCTCATGGGCGCCAACGGCAGCGGCAAGAGCACGCTGGGCCTGGCGCTGGCTGGCCATCCTGCTTACCAGGTGACGCACGGCACAGCGCGAATGAATGGCGCGGACCTGCTCGCCATGGAACCGCAGGACCGCGCCCGCGCCGGGCTGTTTCTGTCGTTTCAGTCGCCGCCCGAGATTCCTGGCGTCAAGAACAACCTGTTCATCCGCACCGCGATGAACGCCGTACGCGCAGCCCGTGGTGAAGAGCCGCAGGACGCGTACGACTTTCTCGGCAGCGCCAAGGCCGCCGCGGCGACGCTTGGTCTGCCCGACACCATGCTCAGCCGTCCGGTGAACGACGGCTTTTCCGGTGGCGAGAGGAAGCGCAACGAGCTTCTGCAACTGTCCTTGCTGCGCCCGCGCCTGGCGGTGCTCGACGAAATCGACTCCGGCATGGACGTCGATGGCGTGCGCGCCGTCGTCGAACTGGTGCAGCGCCTGCGCAGCGAAGGCACGGCCTTCATCGTTGTCTCGCACTACCTGCAGCTGATTGAGTCGCTGCAACCCGATACGGTGCTGCGCCTTGCCAACGGCCAGATTGCCGAACGCGGCGACATCGCCCTGGCGCAGCGCATAGCGCGCACCGGTTTTGTCCAGGCCCCCGAGCTGGCAGAGGCTTGAGACCATGAACATTCGCCCCTTTACCGCGCATGAGGCCATGCTCATGGCCCGCGAGCACCTCGCCGCCACCGGCTGGATAGGAAAAAAAAACGAGTCGTTTCGCCACCTGTCGCCACCTCCGGCTGCCGACTGGCTGGAACATGCTGCCGCAACCCGATTGACCGAGAGCAGCGGCTGGTCCCTCACCACGCTGGCCGGCGGCACGCCCAGCGGCGTCACCGCGCACGAGCTATCTGCCACCGACACGGCGCAGCGTGCCGAGTTGTTCGCCGACCTGGACTTGCCGGGTGACGGCGACGCCGCACCGTTTGCCTGGGCGCACCGCGCCTTGTGTTCTGCAGGCCTGCGTCTGCGGGTGGAGGCCGGTACCGCACAGCAACCCACGCAGCTTGAACTGCGCCACCAGCCCACGGGCCAGGTGGAGGCGCCCCTGCTGGTGCTCGATATCGCCGAAGGAGTGCACTGCGTCCTGCGCGAACTCCATCTGGCGGGCGACACAGCCCCCTCTGGCGGCAAGGTCCAGAACCTGCAGTTGCACGTGCGTCTCGCGCGGGGCGCGAATCTGCAGCACCTGCGCATCCTGGCACCGCACGCGGACGACCGCTGCGCACACATCGTCCACGCCCAAGTCGGCCAGGATGCCCGCTACGTTCAGGCCTTTGTCGCCGGCGGCAGCAGCTACCACCTGCAGCGCAGCGACGTGCTGCTCAGCGGCGCCGGTGCTTCGGCCCATGTTGCAGGCCTGACCTGTGCGGCCGACACAAAGTTCGAGCAGCAGGTTTTCATGCGCCACGCTGCAGCACACACCACCAGCCACAGCGAAGCGCTGGTACTGGCCAGCGGCAAGGCGCACACGGTGGCCAACGCCAGCACGCACATTGCACCGGGCTCGGACGAGGCCGACGTGCACCAGCGGCTCGCGGGCATCCCGCTGGGTGGCCAGCCACGCCTCATCCTGCGCCCGCACCTGGAGATTTACCACGACAACGTGCAAGCGGCCCACGGCGCCACCTGGGGCGCTTTGCCCGAAGACGCCTTGTTCTACGCACGCCAGCGCGGACTGGACGCGGTGGCCGCACGCTCGCTCATCATCGAAGGCATGGCCAACGCTCTGCTGTCGCGCTGCTTCACGGACACCGCCACGCTCGATGCCCTGACCCAGGGCGATGCCCTTCAAGGCGTGCTGCGCCAGGTGCTGGAGACAAGCCATGGGTGACATGCTTCCCGCCCGCTGGCTCAGCGCATCCGGCGCAGCTCCCACCGGCCCGTCCGGCGTTGCCGGACTGCGCGCGCTGTTTCCGGTGCTTTCCCAGCACATTCAGGGCCACCCGCTGGCCTATCTGGACAACGCCGCCACCACGCAGATGCCGCAGCCGGTGCTGGACGCCTTGCAGCACTTCGAGCGCCACAACCGCGCCAACATCCACCGCGGCGTGCACGCACTGAGCCAGCGCGCCACCGACGCCTACGACGCTGCGCGCGCCCAGCTCAAACGCTTTGTCGGTGCAGGATCTGAGCACGAACTGGTGTTCACCTCGGGCACCACCGAGTCGCTCAACCTCGTGGCGCATGGCCTGTCGGCACACGCCGGCGGCAGCAAGCCTTTGCAGCCGGGCGACGAAATCATCGTCAGCGGCCTGGAACACCACGCCAACCTGCTGCCCTGGCAGCGCGCCGCGCGCGAGAGTGGCGCGCTGCTGCGCATCCTCTTGCCCGACGCCCAAGGCCATCTGCGCGCCGAGGACCTGGCTCGCCTGCTGACACCGCGCACCCGCGTGTTCGCCGTGACCGCCTGCGCCAACGCCACCGGAGAACGCCCGCCCTTTGCCGAACTCTTGGCCATGGCGCATCAAGCCGGCGCCCTGACCGTGCTGGACGCTGCCCAGGTGGCGGCGCACGCCGTGCCCGACATCTCTACCCTGCCCTGCGATTTCCTCGTCTTCTCCGGCCACAAGATGTATGGCCCCATGGGCACTGGCGCGCTGGTGGGCAGGCGCGAAGCCCTTGAACTGCTGGCGCCGTTTCGCGTCGGCGGCGACATGGTGGAATGGGTGAGCTTCACCGACGCCAGCTACGCCGCGCTCCCGGCCCGACTGGAAGCCGGCACGCCCAATGTCGGCGGTGCCATCGGCATGGCGGCCGCGGCGAAATTCATTGACGCCGTGGGCCGGGATGCGATTGACCAGCATTTGCACGCCCTGCGCGCCCAAGCCGTGCAAGGCCTCTCGGCCCTGCCCGGCCTGCGCGTTCTGTCGGCCGACACGCTGGATACCGCCATCGTCTCCTTCGTTACCGACGGCGCGCACCCGCACGATGTCGGCACCCTGCTCGACGGCCAGGGCATCGCCGTGCGCACGGGTCTGCACTGCGCCCAGCCCCTGCTGGAGCACCTGGGCTGCGGGCCGACGACGCGCGCCTCGTTTGCCCTCTACAACACGCCGGAAGAAGTCGAGCGCCTGGTCGCAGGCGTCGCCAAGGCCCTGGAGTTGTTGCGATGAGCAGCGCCGAAACCGACCTGTACCAGGAGCTGGTGCTGGAGCACAAACGCTCGCCACGCAACTTCGGCCACCTCTCCGCACCCACGCACCAGGCACGCGGCACCAACCCCTCGTGCGGAGACGACCTGTCCGTGGAACTGGCAGTTGCCGATGGCAAACTGGCCGACATCCGTTTTCACGGCCAGGGCTGCGCCATCTGCATGGCGTCCGCCTCGATGATGAGCGAAGCCGTCAAAGGCCAGGAGATCGCTGCAGCCCAGAAGCTGCAACAGCACTTTCGCGCCGTGCTTACCGGGGAAGAAAGCGCCGACGCCGCCCCGCTCGGCAAGCTCGTCAGCCTGGCCGGCGTCAGCCGCTACCCCAGCCGAATCAAGTGCGCACTGCTGGGCTGGCATGCGCTGATGCACGCCATTGCCAGCAACCCAGCCGCGCCCACCGTCCCCGTATCGACGGAAGGAGAAACCCCATCATGATGAAACGCATGCGCGAAGACGTGCTGATCAACCGGCCTGTAACGGTCGAGCGCATCCCCGATGGCACCCCCATGGATTTGCCTGGCGGCGGGTGGGCGCAGGTGACCCAGGCCCTGGGCTCCAATTTCACCTTGGTGGTAGATGGCCAGTTGGTGCGGCTTAAGGGCAGCGATGCCGACGCCATTGGCAAGGAGCCGCCAGCCCAAGTCGAGCATCCCGAGAATGTTGAAGTTGAAGACGTCAGCGAGCTCATCTGGAACACGCTCAAAACCTGCTATGACCCGGAAATTCCGGTCAATATCGTTGACTTGGGTCTGGTGTATCGCTGTGATCTGGAGCCCATGGAGGGCGGCGATGTGCGCGCTCTGATCGACATGACCCTCACCGCACCCGGCTGCGGCATGGGCGAGGCCATTGCTGACGAAGTTTGCGACAAGGTATTGGCGATTCCACGCGTCGGCGAGATCACGGTGAACATGGTGTTCGACCCGCCATGGGACCGTTCGCGCATGTCTGAGTCAGCCATGCTGGCCCTCGGCATGTAAATCACCGCACCCAACAAAAAGGCGCCTCGTGGGCGCCTTTTTGTCGTGCCAAGGAGAAGCTCAGCCGCCGCAAGCCCCCCTGAGCAGCAGTGGTGTTCTTCTGCATCTTCGGGTATTTCCAGCTTGCTGATCAGCACGCGCCACTGGTCCGGACCGGACTGCAGATACGCCCACTGAAACTGGCCGGGCGAGCGCGCATCGAACTGGTGGTGCAGCGGGCGCGGGTCGTGATCGCTGACAATTTGGACGGCCTCTCCGGGAAGCAGCTCGTCAAACTGGCCAAAAATGGTGGTGTGGCGCTGAGGCGGGGGAATCTGGCGCACGTCGATCACGGGAGACTGGGTAGGAAGCATGAGAACCTTTCTTCAGGGTTTCGGGGGGAAATCAGCGACAAAAACAGCGGACGGTCAGCCATCCTTGCCGTCGAGCCGGGTGCTCGTCAGCCAAGGGACATACATCACGAGATAGATCAGGAATGCCGTGGTCCACGCGGTGGCGGCGCCCACGAGGGCCTGTGAATACCACTGCGGTGCCACCATGGGCACCAACACCCGCAGCAGCGCAGCAGCCATCACCAGCACATAGGCCAGCACTTCGGCGCGCGACACCTGCAGCGGCCGGCCGGTGTGACCGCGCGCCGTACGCGTGAGCATGCCGATGATCAGCCCGCCAGTAGCGCCTACCGCAAGAGCATGGACACCCACCGAGACCAGCACCCAACCGGGCTGCGCGAGTGCCAGCAAGGCCAGG encodes:
- the sufT gene encoding putative Fe-S cluster assembly protein SufT; the encoded protein is MKRMREDVLINRPVTVERIPDGTPMDLPGGGWAQVTQALGSNFTLVVDGQLVRLKGSDADAIGKEPPAQVEHPENVEVEDVSELIWNTLKTCYDPEIPVNIVDLGLVYRCDLEPMEGGDVRALIDMTLTAPGCGMGEAIADEVCDKVLAIPRVGEITVNMVFDPPWDRSRMSESAMLALGM
- a CDS encoding aminotransferase class V-fold PLP-dependent enzyme, yielding MGDMLPARWLSASGAAPTGPSGVAGLRALFPVLSQHIQGHPLAYLDNAATTQMPQPVLDALQHFERHNRANIHRGVHALSQRATDAYDAARAQLKRFVGAGSEHELVFTSGTTESLNLVAHGLSAHAGGSKPLQPGDEIIVSGLEHHANLLPWQRAARESGALLRILLPDAQGHLRAEDLARLLTPRTRVFAVTACANATGERPPFAELLAMAHQAGALTVLDAAQVAAHAVPDISTLPCDFLVFSGHKMYGPMGTGALVGRREALELLAPFRVGGDMVEWVSFTDASYAALPARLEAGTPNVGGAIGMAAAAKFIDAVGRDAIDQHLHALRAQAVQGLSALPGLRVLSADTLDTAIVSFVTDGAHPHDVGTLLDGQGIAVRTGLHCAQPLLEHLGCGPTTRASFALYNTPEEVERLVAGVAKALELLR
- a CDS encoding SufD family Fe-S cluster assembly protein, producing the protein MNIRPFTAHEAMLMAREHLAATGWIGKKNESFRHLSPPPAADWLEHAAATRLTESSGWSLTTLAGGTPSGVTAHELSATDTAQRAELFADLDLPGDGDAAPFAWAHRALCSAGLRLRVEAGTAQQPTQLELRHQPTGQVEAPLLVLDIAEGVHCVLRELHLAGDTAPSGGKVQNLQLHVRLARGANLQHLRILAPHADDRCAHIVHAQVGQDARYVQAFVAGGSSYHLQRSDVLLSGAGASAHVAGLTCAADTKFEQQVFMRHAAAHTTSHSEALVLASGKAHTVANASTHIAPGSDEADVHQRLAGIPLGGQPRLILRPHLEIYHDNVQAAHGATWGALPEDALFYARQRGLDAVAARSLIIEGMANALLSRCFTDTATLDALTQGDALQGVLRQVLETSHG
- the sufU gene encoding Fe-S cluster assembly sulfur transfer protein SufU, which produces MSSAETDLYQELVLEHKRSPRNFGHLSAPTHQARGTNPSCGDDLSVELAVADGKLADIRFHGQGCAICMASASMMSEAVKGQEIAAAQKLQQHFRAVLTGEESADAAPLGKLVSLAGVSRYPSRIKCALLGWHALMHAIASNPAAPTVPVSTEGETPS
- the sufB gene encoding Fe-S cluster assembly protein SufB, with amino-acid sequence MGASDQEAPLAQALERSYQHGFTTDIESDSLPPGLDEGTIRAISLRKREPEFLLKWRLAAYERWLTMPAPEWAHVHMEPVDLQALCYYSAPKSLKDGPKSLADVDPKLLETYEKLGVPLHERARLAGVAVDAVFDSVSVGTTFREQLHKVGVVFCSFSHAVEHYPELIERYMGSVVPVGDNYYAALNSAVFSDGSFVYIPKGVRCPMELSSYFRINAKGTGQFERTLIIAEEGSHVSYLEGCTAPQRDENQLHAAVVELVAHDDAYIKYSTVQNWYPGDENGLGGIYNFVTKRGLCAGKRAHISWTQIETGSAITWKYPSVVLRGDDSRGEFHSIAVSNHFQQADTGTKMIHLGKNTSSRIVSKGISAGNAQNSYRGLVRISPGAANARNHTQCDSLLIGPKCGAHTFPYIDTARSDAVVEHEATTTRISQDRLFYCQQRGIAPDDATALIVGGFCQSVLEELPMEFALEAKALLAVSLEGSVG
- the sufC gene encoding Fe-S cluster assembly ATPase SufC, giving the protein MTTSSTPLLQLDALRVAIGEKTILQSINLDVAPGELVVLMGANGSGKSTLGLALAGHPAYQVTHGTARMNGADLLAMEPQDRARAGLFLSFQSPPEIPGVKNNLFIRTAMNAVRAARGEEPQDAYDFLGSAKAAAATLGLPDTMLSRPVNDGFSGGERKRNELLQLSLLRPRLAVLDEIDSGMDVDGVRAVVELVQRLRSEGTAFIVVSHYLQLIESLQPDTVLRLANGQIAERGDIALAQRIARTGFVQAPELAEA